The Sulfurovum sp. TSL1 genomic sequence AACAGCCGTGGAGAAAATGAATGATTCACCGTACGGCCTGCAGTTCTCTATTTTCACCAATGATCTCAAAATCACACAGCGATTTATAGAAGATGCAGAGTGCGGCGGTGTAGTGGTCAATGACATCCCAACGCTTCGTTTTGATGTACAGCCTTATGGGGGTGCTAAACTTTCGGGTGTAGGAAGAGAAGGTCCGAAGTGGGCACTTGAAGAGTTTACAGAAATCAAATCCGTTGTTATTTGTTAGGTATCACCCTATTTTTACCTGAAGAAATTTAGCTCGATTGTGATATCGTTATGTACAATTTAAAGAAGAAGAATAGTTAAAAAGGATCTCTATGGATGTTATGTTTCAACCAGGTTTTTTAGGCACGAGAGCACCACTGTTTATGGATATCGTATCCGTCATTGTGGCATTGTTGCCTTTCCTCATATATGGCGCGATCATGCTCGCAAAGAAAAAGAATTACACTGCACATGAAAAGGTACAGAAACTTCTTTTTATCGTTTCTGTACTCGTAGTAGGGTTTTTTGAGTATGGTGTCCGTATGGAGGGTGGGTATAAAAACCTGATGGAAGGCAGTTCTGTATCACATGATTATCTTCTGTATGTGCTTATTTTTCATATCATTATCTCAGTCGTAACATTGATTTTATGGATCATCACGCTCTATCGCGGAAATCGTTATAAAAAACAAGCTACACTTCCGGGACTTTACTCAAAAGCACACAAACAAGATGGACAACGGACCTTTGTAGGGATTATACTCACCATGTTGACAGGTGGATGGGTGTATGCATTGCTTTTTGTATTTTAATGATGAAAAAGGTCGCAATTTCTGCTTGTCTTTTAGGTGAAAAATGTCGATATGATGCTACGGACAATAAAGATGAAGCTCTTTTAAAAAAGCTTCAGGGCATGCAGCTTATCCCTTTTTGTCCTGAAGATGCTGCTTTTGGGACACCTCGTCCTACCATGGACCTTATCAGAACAGAAGAGGGTGACAGAGCATTCTCCAATGTAAATGGAGAGGACCTTTCTGCGCCTGTCGTTGAGTATGCTACAGCGTTTTTTGAGAGTCATCGAGATTTGGATCTCTTTATAGGGAAGGACAGAAGCCCAAGCTGTGGTGTATGTTCTGCAAGAGTGTATGATGAAGAGAAAAACTTGCTCACCGCAAAGGCATCAGGTCTTATGGCAAAAGAAGCCATCAAACGAAAGATACGCTGTATCGATGCTGAAGATTTTAGGGGATTAGTATGAGAAGAATTAAAATTCACTGCAGTGAGGCACTAAATGCCGAATCGTAGAATATTATGGATAGTACTGTTCAGTACACTTTTTTTAGCGGCAAATACACAACAGGGGAATGGCACCAAAGAAGCCATCGTTAAGATCTACACTGCGGCAAAAGTACCTAACTACCAAGAGCCATGGAGCAGTTCAATGCGCAGCAGTACAGGTTCCGGTGCCATCATAGAGGGTGGGTACATTCT encodes the following:
- a CDS encoding DUF420 domain-containing protein, with product MDVMFQPGFLGTRAPLFMDIVSVIVALLPFLIYGAIMLAKKKNYTAHEKVQKLLFIVSVLVVGFFEYGVRMEGGYKNLMEGSSVSHDYLLYVLIFHIIISVVTLILWIITLYRGNRYKKQATLPGLYSKAHKQDGQRTFVGIILTMLTGGWVYALLFVF
- a CDS encoding DUF523 domain-containing protein; translated protein: MKKVAISACLLGEKCRYDATDNKDEALLKKLQGMQLIPFCPEDAAFGTPRPTMDLIRTEEGDRAFSNVNGEDLSAPVVEYATAFFESHRDLDLFIGKDRSPSCGVCSARVYDEEKNLLTAKASGLMAKEAIKRKIRCIDAEDFRGLV